GCTACTATTTTTGCATAGCAACTTACTGTATCGCCTATAAAAACAGGCTCTTTAAAGATAACTTCTTTCATCGATATCGTTACAACTCTTTCAGGGGCAACTTCTCTAGCGGCCATAGCTCCAGCTTGGTCTATTCTAGATAAAATCCAACCACCAAAGATATTTCCAGCTGGATTTGTATCAGCTGGCATTGCTACAACTTTTATTCTTAAATCACTCTGTTGTATCATATTTTTCCTTTATTTTATATCTTATAAATTCTATCAAACAAATTTTAACACTATTAAAATTATTACGCTAAAATAATCTATTAGTAAGTTTAAAAGGTTGTAGATGAATAATGATTACAGTAAATTTTTAGAATTTGTAGAAGAAAATAGACAAAAGCTTAATGCTTTATATAAAGATTTAGATAATGATTATGTTAAAAAAGGGCTTCAAATTTGTGACTTTAAAGGCTCAAAAAGTGAGAAAATGGCGGTTTTAAGACGCATAGTTGACTTAAAAACAGACCCACTTTTAATAGAGCTTAAAAAGAAAAATCTAAGTAAGGAAAAAAGCATAGAAATTCGTGATAAGATGTTTAAATATACGGCTTTAATTCATGAAAATATGCATAGAAATTTAGTAAATAAAGCTATGGATTTTAAAGTGTTAAGTAGCTTTAATCTAGCACTCATAAATGGCATACATAAAATAGGGCTTATTTTTAACAAACTTCAACCCCTTTGGCAGCAAAGAGTTATTGATGAAAACTCATTTAAATTTAAAGCTATGAAAAATCCATATAAATTTATAAAAGATAATGCCTTATATCAAAAAACAAGCCGTGGTGAGATTTCTGATAGATGCTATGGGGTGGTAAAATTTATAAATGACAAAGAGGCTGTTTTAGAGCCTTACGCAGTAGCTTTTCCTGAGTTTGCAAAAGAGCTTGAAAGAGCTTTTGATGAGCTTTTAGATGAGCTTAAAATTTATGGTGTAAGTCAAGAAGAGCTTTCTTATATTAGGTATTTGGAGAATTTAAAATACGCTATTTTAGAAACAAATCCTGATAGAGTAATAGATGCTTGGAGAGATGCTGAAATGGCTTGGATGGATACAAAAGGTGATATCCAAATAGGTCATCTGCTTGAGTATTATGAAGACGCTTACACTCATGTAGTTGCCTTAGAATGGGATGTTAGGCTTAAAGAAAATGGCGATTTTGATGATTTAGACTTTAAAAAAGATGTTAAAAAAAGCTTTGGAAAAGTTTATGAAAATATCGGGGCAAATAACTCGTTTATGCGTTCTATGGTTAATTCTAATATTGATAAAACTCAGCTTTATATTTCAACTCCAGCACTTTATTATGGAGCTGATTTAGAAGGTCTTTTTAGTGCTCAAGTTGTTCCAAATGATGAGTTTGTAAGTGCAAATAGTGGGAAAAAAATATTTGCTTTTGTAAAGCATGTTTATGAAGCGGCCAAATCAAGACCATATATGAAAATAGCAAGTGAGATTTTTGAAAAAAACTACTTGGACTATGGACGAGATATCTTAAACAATAAGCCTGAAATCTGGAGAAAAGTTTATGAGATAAGCACAATTGGTCATGAATTTGGTCATCTTTGGTTTATAGATGATAGCACAGAAAATTCTATGAACAAAAGCGGTGTTTTTAAATTTATAGAGGAGTATAAAGCAACAACTGGCGGGTTAATAAATTTCTTTTATAACGAAAAAGCTGAACTTAAAAAGCCAGTATTTGATGAGCTTATCCGTAGAAGTGTAGGGCTTATTGCTTGGCAAGAAGTAGAACATGTTAGGGCGTATTATTGCGAAGGACTTATACATTTAACTTTGCTTTTTGAAAGTGGGGCGTTAAATTTTAATGGTAAAAAACTAATAGTAAATTTAGACGCTTATCCTAAATTTAAAGATTTAACGATAAAAAACTATGAGAATTTAGCAACTCATTATACAAAAAAGCTAGATGCGGCTATATTTTTGGATAAATTTGCTGTTTTTGAAGGTGATGTTTACTTGCCAAAGGATAAAAAAGTGCGAGAATTTGTTGAGTATTATCACGCACTTTATAAGGAAATTGGCAATGAGATTGATGAAGATGCTACGAATTTAGCTTGATTTTTTCTATATCACCGTATCTGAAGTGCTCTTTGATTTTGCCCATAAGTGCGGTGGTTTCTTCATTTATTGGCAAAACTATATGATGACCTTCTTTAAAGGCGATGAAGTAGTTATCTTCGCTTTTAATTACTCTATTAACCGAGTCAAGCTGGAAAATCTCACTTGGCTTTGGCTTTTCTTTGTTATAAAATTTAATCACTCCATCATCTATCTCAAAATTCATCAAAACACTAGAATTTTCTATATTTTTTGCGATTTTAAGATGCTTTAAAAGCAAACGATTATAAAATTTAGGATAAAAAATAAGCCATAAAATAGAAGCAACTATGGCTGTAATAGTAAGAATTGGCACTGTTTTAGCAATACCATCGATGATAATACCAACAAGTAGAAATTCAAAAGGTATAGCATAAGTGCTAATTAGTTTTTGTTTTTTTGCCTTTTTACTGTGAAGTAGCATAAAGGTGTTTAGGTTAATGACATCTTTATCTGTGATGGTAACTCTCATTTTTTTCCTTTTTAAAATTTGGGTATTGTAGCGAAATTTATAAATTTTAGCAAAGTAGCATTTTTTAAGTAAAAATTAGATAAAATGCTAGATTTAAGTAAAATTAAAAGGTTGATTGTGGATTATGATTTTAAATTTGATATGTTGAATTTAACCTTTATTATGGACTTTTCAGCCTTAAAAAGGGAATAAATGAAAGAGCTTTTTAAACTGAGGGGTTTTTTAGTTTTTACTACGATAGTTTTGTTAAATGCCAGCATAGATTTAGGTCATAAGATTACCATACAAAACACACTTGTTAAAAGCTTTACGGGGGATACTTTAGTAACTCTTACAGCTTTAGTAAATTTGCTGATTTTGCTGCCATATGTAGCCTGTTTTTCACTAAGTGGCTTTATAAATGATAAATTCTCACGAACTTTAGTCTCAAGATATGCTGCAGCAAGTGAGATAATCTTTACTGCTTTTATAACAATAGCTTATTTTAACGGCTGGTTTTATTTTGCTTTTGCTATGACAATACTTCTAGCTATACAAAGTGCTATTTACTCTCCTGCTAAATACTCACTCATAAAACAGATCGTAGGTGAGAAAAACCTAGGTCCAGCAAATGGCGTCATAGAAGCGGTTACGATTATTGCCATACTTGCATCATCACTAGTTTTTTCTATCGTGTTTGAAAATTTTGCCGTTGTTTCAGATAATCCTGGTGAAATAATGAAATCAGTTTGGTTTATAGGTCTTATTCTTTTTATAACTTCTTCAACTGAGACATTTTTAGCTTACAGACTTCCTTATTTTAAACCAACTAACAAAGAGGCTAAATTTAAGCCTGTAAAATACATAACCTTTGGCTATTTGCGTGAAAATTTAAGCCTTATTTTTAAAGATAAAAACATCTGGCTTGCTGTTTTGGGACTTTCTATTTTCTGGGCTCTTTCTCAGCTTATAATCGCAGTTTTTCCAGCTCATTATAAATTTATGAGCACAGATGATAATGTTATAATCATACAGCTAATTCTAGCTATAAGTGCCTTAGGGCTTGTGTTTGGGTCTGTATTTGCAGGGCATTGTTCTAAAAACCACATAGAACTTGGTCTTGTGCCACTTGGAGCAGCTTTGCTCTTTGCGTCTTTATTTATGTTTGCAAACGCTCATAGCTTATTAATGCTTGTAGTTTGTTCTATATCTTTTGGGTTTGCTGGGGGAATTTTTATAGTTCCACTTAATGCAAATATTCAGCTTTTTTCAAAAGATGATCACATGGGTAGGACAATTGCAGCAAGCAACTTTATCCAAAACATCTTCATGGTTGGATTTTTAGTTATTGCTATATTTTTCTCAACTATAAAAATGAGCACAACGAATATCTTTCTTTTGGCTAGTTTTACTGCACTATTAGTGGCAGTTATAGCGTTTTATGTTCTAAAAAACATCTCAGTTAGGATAATAGTTTTACCATTCTTTAAGCTTTTTTACACAATTCGTTCACATGGATTAGAAAACATACCAAAAAGTGGTTCGGCTTTGCTTTTAGGAAATCACATAACATGGATTGATTGGCTTTTTATACAGATGGTGGTTAAAAGACCGATTAAATTTGTGATGCATGTTAGGTTTTATGAAGGGCTAGGTGTTAAGTGGCTTTTGAAATTTTTTGGTGCTATTCCAATAGGTGGAAGTTCAAGTAGAAGTGCTTTTGAGACGATAAGTGAAGAGCTAAAAAACGGTAGTTTAGTATGTCTTTTTCCAGAAGGGCATATGACAAGAAATTCTAGAATGTATGATTTTCAAAAAGGTTTTGAAGTAGCAATAAACGGCACAAATGCGCCGATTATTCCTTTTCATATGAAAGGTTTTTGGGGTTCATTTTGGTCTTTGGCAAACAAAGACTTTAAAAAAAGGACAAAAAAACAGAGATTTAGAAGAATTTTAGCTATATCATTTGGTGAAATGATGCCATCAGGATCTAATGCTTTAGAGGTAAAAGAGGCTGTTAAAAAGCAAAGTTTTTACTCCTGGGATCTTTATTTAAAAGAGCAAAAGCCACCACATTTGCAGTTTTTAGATAGTGTAAGAAGAAATTTATTTAAAGTAAATATTGTAAATTTTGATGGTAAAGAAGTTAGAGGATTTGCATTTTTAACTGCTGTGCTTATGTTTATAAAAAAGCTTGATATGAAAGGTGAAAATATAGGAATTTTGCTTCCTCCAAGTGTTGCTTGTAGTGCTTTGAATTTAGCCATTTTTTCTCAGAAAAAAAGAGCAGTAAATCTTAACTATACAATGGGCGATGCTATGCTTGAAAAGTGCGTAAATAAAGCTAAGATTAAAGTTATATTTTCATCAAGGAAATTTATAGAAAAGCTAGAAAACAGAGGTCTTATTATAAATGAAAATGTTAAGTCTAGGATTTATTACCTTGAAGATTTAGCAGATATAGTCTCTAAATTTGATAAAATTTCAACTGCCTTAACTGCTATTTTTATGCCAAAATTTCTTATAAATGCACTATATTTTGATAGTGTTAAACTAAATGATGATGCACTTATTTTATTTAGTAGTGGAAGTGAGGGTGAGCCAAAAGGTATAGTTTTAACTCATAAAAATTTAGTTGCAAACACAAAGCAAATTGCTGATCTTTTAGCATCACCAAAAAATGAGGTAATGTTCGCAAGTCTTCCTGTTTTTCATACTTTTGGACTAACTGTAACTATGCTTTATCCTTTAGTAGAAGGTATTAAAAGCGTTTGTGTGGCAGATCCAACTGATGCTTATACGGTTGGAAAGATGGCGTGTAAATATAAAGCTACGATAATGTTTGGAACCTCAACTTTTTATAGGTTATATATAAAACAAAGAAAACTTGCTCCAGCTATGTTTGATACGTTAAGGTACGCTGTGGCTGGTGGCGAGAAGCTAAATTCGGATGTAAAAAAGGAATTTAGGCTTAAATTTGGTATAAGTTTACTTGAAGGATATGGTACGACTGAGACCGGACCTGTGATAAGTGTGAATTTACCAAATGAGATTGATGAAGGAACATTTAAAGAGAGAATTTTCGAGCGTCCAAATAGTGTTGGAATAGCTTTAGCTGGGACTATTGTAAAAATAGTAGATAAAGAATTTAACGAACTTGATTTGGGTGAAAGTGGACTTATCTTAGTAGCTGGTCATCAGGTTATGAAGGGGTATTATGAGAGTGATAAGGAGTGGAGAGTTAAAATAG
The sequence above is a segment of the Campylobacter corcagiensis genome. Coding sequences within it:
- the ciaB gene encoding invasion protein CiaB, with amino-acid sequence MNNDYSKFLEFVEENRQKLNALYKDLDNDYVKKGLQICDFKGSKSEKMAVLRRIVDLKTDPLLIELKKKNLSKEKSIEIRDKMFKYTALIHENMHRNLVNKAMDFKVLSSFNLALINGIHKIGLIFNKLQPLWQQRVIDENSFKFKAMKNPYKFIKDNALYQKTSRGEISDRCYGVVKFINDKEAVLEPYAVAFPEFAKELERAFDELLDELKIYGVSQEELSYIRYLENLKYAILETNPDRVIDAWRDAEMAWMDTKGDIQIGHLLEYYEDAYTHVVALEWDVRLKENGDFDDLDFKKDVKKSFGKVYENIGANNSFMRSMVNSNIDKTQLYISTPALYYGADLEGLFSAQVVPNDEFVSANSGKKIFAFVKHVYEAAKSRPYMKIASEIFEKNYLDYGRDILNNKPEIWRKVYEISTIGHEFGHLWFIDDSTENSMNKSGVFKFIEEYKATTGGLINFFYNEKAELKKPVFDELIRRSVGLIAWQEVEHVRAYYCEGLIHLTLLFESGALNFNGKKLIVNLDAYPKFKDLTIKNYENLATHYTKKLDAAIFLDKFAVFEGDVYLPKDKKVREFVEYYHALYKEIGNEIDEDATNLA
- a CDS encoding acyl-[ACP]--phospholipid O-acyltransferase, with protein sequence MKELFKLRGFLVFTTIVLLNASIDLGHKITIQNTLVKSFTGDTLVTLTALVNLLILLPYVACFSLSGFINDKFSRTLVSRYAAASEIIFTAFITIAYFNGWFYFAFAMTILLAIQSAIYSPAKYSLIKQIVGEKNLGPANGVIEAVTIIAILASSLVFSIVFENFAVVSDNPGEIMKSVWFIGLILFITSSTETFLAYRLPYFKPTNKEAKFKPVKYITFGYLRENLSLIFKDKNIWLAVLGLSIFWALSQLIIAVFPAHYKFMSTDDNVIIIQLILAISALGLVFGSVFAGHCSKNHIELGLVPLGAALLFASLFMFANAHSLLMLVVCSISFGFAGGIFIVPLNANIQLFSKDDHMGRTIAASNFIQNIFMVGFLVIAIFFSTIKMSTTNIFLLASFTALLVAVIAFYVLKNISVRIIVLPFFKLFYTIRSHGLENIPKSGSALLLGNHITWIDWLFIQMVVKRPIKFVMHVRFYEGLGVKWLLKFFGAIPIGGSSSRSAFETISEELKNGSLVCLFPEGHMTRNSRMYDFQKGFEVAINGTNAPIIPFHMKGFWGSFWSLANKDFKKRTKKQRFRRILAISFGEMMPSGSNALEVKEAVKKQSFYSWDLYLKEQKPPHLQFLDSVRRNLFKVNIVNFDGKEVRGFAFLTAVLMFIKKLDMKGENIGILLPPSVACSALNLAIFSQKKRAVNLNYTMGDAMLEKCVNKAKIKVIFSSRKFIEKLENRGLIINENVKSRIYYLEDLADIVSKFDKISTALTAIFMPKFLINALYFDSVKLNDDALILFSSGSEGEPKGIVLTHKNLVANTKQIADLLASPKNEVMFASLPVFHTFGLTVTMLYPLVEGIKSVCVADPTDAYTVGKMACKYKATIMFGTSTFYRLYIKQRKLAPAMFDTLRYAVAGGEKLNSDVKKEFRLKFGISLLEGYGTTETGPVISVNLPNEIDEGTFKERIFERPNSVGIALAGTIVKIVDKEFNELDLGESGLILVAGHQVMKGYYESDKEWRVKIDGFTYYNTGDIGYVDERGFIFITDRLSRFAKVGGEMISLAAVEESLRDSFSEDEMIAATNLDDDKKGEKIILLYVGKKKKEELYEIVNGSSLAPIARPSEVIKVRSIPVLGTGKVDLKGLKNLAKKKLEGGIDWKFWEKD
- a CDS encoding acyl-CoA thioesterase produces the protein MIQQSDLRIKVVAMPADTNPAGNIFGGWILSRIDQAGAMAAREVAPERVVTISMKEVIFKEPVFIGDTVSCYAKIVAVGNTSITTKVNVVVERFTSDNTVVCLHVTSATVVYVSVDRAGNKKAIDPELKRIKGL